The DNA sequence ataatattaatacgcAAATCTTCATTGTATTAcaatattggaaaaaaattataaagagaCATAGACATAAATAGCTGAAAACCTAAATTAGGTCATCTCCAATCTAATTAGtccatttattatttaagaaaattattggCCAACTGATGAAGCCCATTTTACAATAACAACTATATACAAATGAAAACCTAATTTAGAATCTATTGTTTATCTTTCTTCTCTTCGTTCTCTCTCAATTAACACAGTTTCTTCGTTCATATGCATGCCCTTTTCCATAAACCATAGAAACAATAGGGAAGAAAAAGGGATCGGCGGTTTGGCGCCACAATGGGAGCCGATCAACCGCCGATCTCCGATAGGCGCAGGCATTGGGTCGGCGGCCCTCTTCCCTCAATGGGCGCCGATCGATCGCACAGCCAATCGGCCTTATGGTGAATGCtctaatatttgttgttataatatcataattagggatgtcaatgagcccgcaacccgtgggctggcccgaatagcccgctaAATTTATAGTCGAAAATTCCTAGCCCGAtaaacccgatgggctggcccgataACCTTcggtaaaatttatatttttcaattttttactcctaattcgacacttcgttgactaattttatgacatagataactaaaaaaagacaactttcaattttatggtaaatatataaattatattttgaatttttattaatataatactccctctatctcctattaggagtcactctttgactgggcacgggttttaagaaatgtaaagaaaagttggttgaaaaagttagcggaatgtgggacccatttttttatattggttttataataaaatgtgagtgtgaattgagttagtggaatgtgggacctacttactatttatggtaaaaatgaagtgtgatcTTAGTTGGGGACGGAgcgaaatgaaaaagtgtgactcttaatgggagacggagggagtaattgttaaataattaaactcactaaaagaatatttaaatttttaacatgcattaaaatttcaagaaatataacaaatattagtactttatgattgagtttaagcatgtatatcaaatttttcataattaaataatttatattttataaatataactaattttcatcataatTTATTGGATTGTTCGAGCCTTAAccttatcggtagcaacccgattaacccactggctagcccgaaacccgagcttttagggttagagCCGAACTTTTACAACCcgaaaaaaatcacaacccggcaagcccgcacccgattgacccgcaacccgagtAGGGTTGGCCCAAAACCCGATGGGCCGGCCCGATTGACATGATtataatggaatattatagtactcaatatagataaaaaaaatgatagatAGATCTAACATTTAGTTGTTATTTACTCACTCCTctcgtccgcgaataagagtcccgtttttccattttagtctatCTCATATTAATAGAGTCTCAGTTCTAcatttaccataaatggtaataaggtcccactttccactaactcattccactcacatttcatttaaaactaatatatacaagtggaccctattccattaacttttttccctcacttttcttaacatttcttaaaacccgtgtcaccTATTAATAAGATTTCTAATGgcggatagagggagtataagtgAACGACTTTTGTCCTATACTgaaagaaaaagcaaaacaTCGAAGGATGTGTAGCTATAGGGGCGTAGTGTAATCGGCAACGGAGAGGCAGATCGTGTAGTTGCTTCCATCTCTCGTGCACAAGTGTGAGGCCATGGGAGATGGGCTTCTCCGGCCCCAGTGGGTTAAGGCCTCCCCTTAACGGGCTACCGCGTACTGATTTAATCCCTCGCTGATGTCGGGCCGGAGCGTGGGGGCCGCCAAAGCGACGGAATCGCCTTTTTTGTTGCAACCACTAGAATCTCCTTGCTGGGTCGGTTATGGTTCCACCATGTTGGAAATCGGAACCCATATACATACTACACACAcatctaaaatataaaatgccATACACTGCATGCACATACTTATACTACGCACTCTACACACATTGCGTGTGTGCAACGTGTATTACGTGTCTGTGTGTTGGGACCGAACTAGTCGAACATAATCATTTGAAACATTAAAAACAAGTAGCGTGacgaatttcaataaattttcaaatttattgaacttcatattaattactccctccgtcccagagataATTCGACctagtattccatttcgggtATTGCTctacataatttgtcccacttcacttttaccatttttgtgtacttggacctcatattctactaactcattcatactcacatttttattataaaagtaatactttaaaagtaggacccatatttcaccaactttttcaactcactaaagatttcttaaaacttgtgccgggtcaaagtgtcccaaattatctgggacggatgAGTACTTCATTTTGCCGAACATAAGATTTGGAATTAAatctaattcaattcaatagAATTCTAATCAGTGCTATAGATATCGACTTCCATTTCAATTCCCCAGTGCTATAGATATGGAATACcatttcaattccaaatctttGTACCAATTGGACCCTAACAGAATTCATATATCATGCTTGCCAGTTAACAgaatattttgagaaaaaatgaattttaaagaCTTGATTTAGAAGATTTTCAGATTCAGTCTTCATATACATTTGGAGAATTTCATATCTGGGGTTTCTTGATAAGAAATCTATACGACAAACACggattttacatatttttaagaCCGATATTTTTAAGACACGGATTTGGTTTGTTACCTTGTAAAGCCAAATCCCTCTCATTCCTTTAGGACACGAAAATTATTAAGACTAAACCCTTTTCAAACCTATAAATACCCAATAATCTAAGTCACTATACAACCATTTGATTCTAATCAACAGGACTACTTTGTTTTTCTAATCGTTTCACGTAAAATCGTAcgaatataaatattgaagaaCAAATTCCATTGTCAAATCCatttatattgattaaattgttAAGACCATATATAATTGTGAAGGACAATTGGCCTGTTTTGCTTTTGCATATCATCCACAAgctttcttcatcttcaaataaaaaatttatctctctctctagatcCATCTCCGCGAAACTATGGAAACAGTAGCGGTTGCAGCAGTTGCTACAGCAGGCATCAAACTTCTTGTTAAAAAGGCGGCGGACGGTTTGATGAAACAGTACTCTATGGTGTTTCAAAATCTCAAGGGAGATCTCAAAAAGCTTCAGAAGACTCTAGAGATGATTGAAGGCTACCTGAGAGACCTTGATAACAAGTCCATCACCCAAAATGCTGTCAAGGTCTGGTTGAGGGAGCTTGAGAATATGGCTTTCGATGCTGATAACGTCTTGGATAAACTTAACTATCATCTTCTCCATgaaaaaaccaacaaaatgaTCAATGCGATATCATTCTCATTCTTCCGTAAGCGTAAAATGGCtctttccataaaaaaaatcaattcgGATTTTAAGTTTATGAGTGAAAAGGCAGCAGCTTTTGGCATTCAATACATGGTTGCTAATGCACTTCCTGCTGCTAATGATACTTCTCTTGAGACGGATTCCGTCAGTCATGTTCCAGTCTTTATTGGAAGAGATAATGATGTCCCTGAACTAGTTAACATGCTCACCCAAACCCACCCAGAAGAAGAGAAACAGAAGTTCTCCATCGTTGCTCTTGTGGGAATGGGGGGTATGGGGAAAACTACATTGACTAAGAAAGTCTTCAATCATGAAAGGGTGAAGTCTCGATTCAGATCACTTCTTTGGGTTCATGTTTCTCAAAAGTTTTGATCCAATCAatcttttcaagaaaatacatTATAAGTTGACTAAAATGGCAAGTGATGGAGTTGAGAGCAAAGATGATATCTTGAAAAAGCTTAAAGATGCTCTCAAGGATAAAACATTTCTTCTTGTTCTCGATGATGTttggaatgaaaattctaaGGAATGGGACGACTTTATGAATTCCATGTCTGGAATTACTTCCACTATGGGAAATGGCATTATCATCAGTACCAGGAGTCAAAAGGTTGCTTCAACTGTTAAACCATTTCATATTCATTCTTTAAAGGGCTTATCAGATGATGATTGCTGGTCCATAATAAAAGCAAAAGCTTTTGATGGTAATGGAGAAGTTCCACCAGAATTTGTAACGATTGGAAAAGAGATTGCGAAAAGATGTCAGGGTCTGCCATTAGCTGCCAATGTAGTTGGGGGTGTGCTTCGCCGTAAGTCCGAAGGAGAGTGGCGTGTGATCAATGATGAAGGCCTTCCCGGTGGTGAAGGTGCtgaaaatatccaaaaaatacTGAAATTGAGCTTTGATTATCTACCTTCACCATCACTCAAGAAGTGCTTTGCGTATTGTTCGATTTACCCCAAAGGTCATGGTAATCCATAAGCTGAAGCTGATTGAACTATGGATGGGAGAAGGGTTTCTTCAACCAAGCCAAGGAGATGATATGGAGTCTGTGGGCAACATGTTTTTTAATGTGCTTCTACACAACTCCTTGTTACAAGTTTCAGACAAATATGGATATAACAATGTGAGTTATGTGATGCACGATCTTGTGCATGATCTTGCATCTGCAGTTTTATCTAATGGGATACCAATTAGATACATGTTTCTCAAAGAAGAATCAAGTCCTATTCCAAAAGAAGTGGCAAAGCATTTGCGTACATTAATCTTTGAAGGTGATCCTTCCCATACCAAGTTCTCAAACTTCAAAAGTCTACATAATCTAACACTTGCTAGTTATGATTGTAGAAGAGTTGCCCGATTCAATTCGGGAGTTGATAcatttgagaaatttgaatatttcagaTACATCAATTGAAAACTTGCCGGAATGGATCACTGAACTCCATCACTTGCAAACATTAAGAGTGGGCAATGTTTATGACAAAACTGCCAAACACATTGACGTACTTGATTAACTTAAGACGTCTTTATGTGGATAGTGACAAGTTGCCTGCGAAGATTGGGAGATTAACTAGTCTACAAACACTACCAGAGTTTTCAGTGGGAAAAGAGAAGGGATATCGAATTGAAGAGCTCGGGAGTTTGAAGAATCTCAGAGAAAGTATAGAGATTCAACATCTTGAAAGAGTGTGTGACAAGAAAGAGGCTATGAAAGCAAATATGTTGGAGAAGCCAAACCTATATGAATTGGTGCTTCAATGGGATGAGGTTGATTTCAGTGAAAGAAATGATGAGAGTGTGTTGGAAGGTCTCAGACCTCATGCAAATCTGAAGAAGTTGAGGATTGAAGGATACAAAGGCAAAAGATTTCCAACATGGTTACAGGGTGAACCTCAAGGCTCTTGCTTACCACTTCATAACTTGATTGAGATAAAACTCTATAAGTGCTCAGAATGTGAGGAAATAACATTGGACCACTTGCCAAATTTAAGGTCGCTCTATATAAGGGGATTAGAGAGTTTGAAATGTTTGTCAAAGAGGTTTTTCTATAACCATCGCAATCTCTCATTCTTGAACATTGAAGAATGTGATATGTTGGAAGCATTACCAGATGGATTGGACACCCTCAATTCTCTGGAGAGGTTGACCATAGAAAGGTGTAGAAATCTGAAGTCGATGGGGAATCCAAGCTgcggagaaggagaaaatcaaGGAACCCTCCGTCTGCTGAGCATTAAAGACTGCGGAGAACTGATGGAATTGCCACGTCAAATGCTAGAGTTGTGGGCCCCTACAATTGAGCTTCTTGAATTGGAGGGATTAAGGAGCCTAACGAATCTACCAATGCTAATTGACTGCCTCGCTAAATCATCTCATCTCAGAGATTTAACAATCAGAGGCGTTCCTAAATTGATGTCTGCTGGTAGTGTTGAGAGTTGGGATTTAGGTAGCTTGAGGTATTTAAATATAGATGTGAGTGAGGAGTGGTCAAAAGAGACAAGTGTTGCCATTAATGAGACTGTGAATGGCATATTGGAAGGCTGTTGCAACTCACTTGAGGAGTTAACATTAAGAGGGGTGGAAAATTGGGAGTGGCTGCCTCAATCAATTCAACGTCTCACTTCTCTTTCTATCTTAATGTTAGAAAATATAGGGATAGAAGAATTGCCGCAATGGTTTGGAAACCTCTCAGCTCTAAGACATTACATCTATATGGCTGCACAAAGTTGAGGTGCCTGCCCTCTGTGGATGCATTGAAGCCCCTCACTAAATTACTAAGCCGTTTGATTTTTCTATGATTTATTGCTTTGCTTGTCTTTCTCCTATTGAATGAATACTGTctataatatttatgtaaaCTTTGAGTTGACACTGTTAATAATATAAAGCCAGTAGCTCTGTGTTTTGTTCATAGATAAAGTGGACTTACAAACTCTCTATTGTATAGAAGATGGCTCTGTATTTGCAAAGTTGCAACTGCTCTGTATTTGTTGAATCATGGTTATTTAGATCTATTTTGGTTTTCTTTCCTTATATTTTAGTACTAGTGAGATGCTGCAGATTGCAATCAGTTGATGTGTGTAGCATTTTTTCATGACAGATGAAAACTAAGTGAAATTGgtgttttgtattttgtggTTAGACTTTTCAATTACAGTTGGATTGTGTTATTTGTGAATAGTTCCATGGAAGCTGCAGCTACTTTTAGTTTGCTCATTCAATTTGTCTCATTCTGTATTTGTGCAAACTGGATATATAATTGGTTGAAGACATGTCAATTACAGTTGCTATTGTGTTATTTGCGAAGGGGAGCTGATGGTAGTTTTAGTTTGCTCCTTCAAATTGTTTGATTCCGTATTTTGATGCTTCGATTCAGAATGCTTTCATGATGGATTTAAACTGCTCATGAATCCAGGGTGAAACATGTCACACAGATTGCGTGTTTGTTGGTGATGAAGCAGCTTCAAATGTAGGTCGGTCAAGATCTTTT is a window from the Salvia hispanica cultivar TCC Black 2014 chromosome 1, UniMelb_Shisp_WGS_1.0, whole genome shotgun sequence genome containing:
- the LOC125209060 gene encoding putative disease resistance RPP13-like protein 1, whose protein sequence is MASDGVESKDDILKKLKDALKDKTFLLVLDDVWNENSKEWDDFMNSMSGITSTMGNGIIISTRSQKVASTVKPFHIHSLKGLSDDDCWSIIKAKAFDGNGEVPPEFVTIGKEIAKRCQGLPLAANVVGGVLRRKSEGEWRVINDEGLPGGEGAENIQKILKLSFDYLPSPSLKKCFAYCSIYPKGHDKYGYNNVSYVMHDLVHDLASAVLSNGIPIRYMFLKEESSPIPKEVAKHLRTLIFEGDPSHTNDKLPAKIGRLTSLQTLPEFSVGKEKGYRIEELGSLKNLRESIEIQHLERVCDKKEAMKANMLEKPNLYELVLQWDEVDFSERNDESVLEGLRPHANLKKLRIEGYKGKRFPTWLQGEPQGSCLPLHNLIEIKLYKCSECEEITLDHLPNLRSLYIRGLESLKCLSKRFFYNHRNLSFLNIEECDMLEALPDGLDTLNSLERLTIERCRNLKSMGNPSCGEGENQGTLRLLSIKDCGELMELPRQMLELWAPTIELLELEGLRSLTNLPMLIDCLAKSSHLRDLTIRGVPKLMSAGSVESWDLGSLRYLNIDVSEEWSKETSVAINETVNGILEGCCNSLEELTLRGVENWEWLPQSIQRLTSLSILMLENIGIEELPQWFGNLSALRHYIYMAAQS
- the LOC125209038 gene encoding probable disease resistance protein RXW24L, which produces METVAVAAVATAGIKLLVKKAADGLMKQYSMVFQNLKGDLKKLQKTLEMIEGYLRDLDNKSITQNAVKVWLRELENMAFDADNVLDKLNYHLLHEKTNKMINAISFSFFRKRKMALSIKKINSDFKFMSEKAAAFGIQYMVANALPAANDTSLETDSVSHVPVFIGRDNDVPELVNMLTQTHPEEEKQKFSIVALVGMGGMGKTTLTKKVFNHERVKSRFRSLLWVHVSQKF